One part of the Nocardioides zeae genome encodes these proteins:
- a CDS encoding alkaline phosphatase family protein, producing the protein MARARPPGSERGAAEFAVTRSGFVRSFVLFVGQMLAEWFQGRRQRRRGVLPRVHRGGSFVVLRGLTTVLLKDLSVAVVADQMARGAPVVYVDLLDYDELAHHAGPTRPEAMRTLEGLDRVLRFLHDLGREVGRDYELVVVSDHGQTQGTTFLQRTGRTLAEAVSDLTSGAVDGAAGSAETVGPAHLLHSTGTRAPGLLRPTLSRIVADRSEHVDPAAIAGDTATGLPAAARTSVRVAASGSLAHLYLPEHPGRLAREDVERLLPTLLPGLRSLDGVGLVLTRRTDGVLVVEGATGWRALGPHEVVDGDGEDPLAPYGSLAADDLRHLDRCDHVGDVVVLGAYDPVLGEVTAFEELVGSHGGLGGWQTEALLVHPDGWAVPDRLLRGIDVHHLLVDRLVQHGLRAADPVPAAEPVA; encoded by the coding sequence ATGGCCCGCGCCCGCCCGCCCGGCTCCGAGCGCGGGGCCGCGGAGTTCGCCGTCACCCGGTCGGGGTTCGTGCGCTCGTTCGTGCTGTTCGTCGGCCAGATGCTGGCCGAGTGGTTCCAGGGTCGACGCCAACGGCGCCGCGGCGTGCTCCCCCGGGTCCACCGCGGGGGCTCCTTCGTCGTGCTGCGCGGCCTCACCACCGTGCTGCTCAAGGACCTCAGCGTCGCCGTCGTCGCCGACCAGATGGCGCGCGGCGCGCCGGTCGTCTACGTCGACCTGCTCGACTACGACGAGCTCGCCCACCACGCGGGGCCGACCCGCCCCGAGGCGATGCGCACCCTCGAGGGCCTCGACCGCGTGCTGCGCTTCCTCCACGACCTCGGCCGCGAGGTGGGGCGTGACTACGAGCTCGTCGTCGTCTCCGACCACGGCCAGACGCAGGGCACCACCTTCCTGCAGCGCACGGGCCGCACCCTCGCCGAGGCGGTCAGCGACCTCACGTCCGGCGCCGTCGACGGCGCCGCCGGGTCGGCCGAGACCGTCGGACCCGCCCACCTGCTCCACTCCACGGGCACCCGCGCGCCCGGGCTGCTGCGCCCGACCCTGAGCCGGATCGTGGCCGACCGGTCCGAGCACGTCGACCCGGCGGCCATCGCGGGCGACACCGCGACCGGCCTCCCCGCGGCCGCCCGGACCAGCGTCCGGGTCGCCGCGTCCGGCAGCCTCGCCCACCTCTACCTGCCCGAGCACCCCGGCCGGCTCGCCCGCGAGGACGTCGAGCGCCTGCTGCCGACCCTGCTCCCGGGCCTCCGGTCCCTCGACGGCGTCGGGCTCGTCCTGACCCGCCGCACGGACGGCGTCCTCGTCGTCGAGGGTGCGACCGGCTGGCGCGCCCTCGGCCCCCACGAGGTGGTCGACGGTGACGGCGAGGACCCGCTCGCGCCGTACGGGTCCCTCGCCGCCGACGACCTGCGCCACCTCGACCGCTGCGACCACGTCGGCGACGTCGTGGTGCTGGGCGCCTACGACCCCGTGCTCGGCGAGGTGACGGCGTTCGAGGAGCTGGTGGGCTCGCACGGCGGCCTCGGCGGGTGGCAGACCGAGGCGCTCCTCGTCCACCCCGACGGTTGGGCCGTGCCCGACCGGCTGCTGCGCGGCATCGACGTGCACCACCTCCTCGTGGACCGGCTCGTGCAGCACGGGCTCCGCGCCGCCGACCCGGTGCCCGCCGCGGAACCCGTCGCATGA
- a CDS encoding DUF6924 domain-containing protein: MTRPPARGLVVAALLPAVLVLAGCGDVGGPGDADPVRAGAESETSLEGWVGDGGDDLTQAEIDELVREAWQEGGDVPPLDDSDLCDPPGPDGAEEVEDTEELDMTLPIGTPLDEALAADGTTAVLVRADRTDDAAWTRVTELVLAGTDFGDGEPGPCGEPPELYQPAILTSDDPAWAGLTAEAAIADLPPTYGYLLLADGRSMREAAAGGEVTVLWVDLGPAAEGEPDLPRSFRSTVDVVAEVEANLAIANMGFFEYADSADPDGVFRGF, from the coding sequence GTGACCCGCCCTCCTGCCCGTGGCCTCGTGGTGGCCGCGCTGCTGCCGGCCGTGCTGGTCCTCGCCGGGTGCGGGGACGTCGGCGGGCCGGGCGACGCCGACCCGGTGCGTGCCGGTGCCGAGTCGGAGACCTCCCTCGAGGGGTGGGTGGGCGACGGCGGCGACGACCTGACGCAGGCGGAGATCGACGAGCTCGTGCGCGAGGCGTGGCAGGAGGGCGGGGACGTCCCGCCCCTCGACGACAGCGACCTCTGCGACCCGCCGGGCCCCGACGGGGCCGAGGAGGTCGAGGACACCGAGGAGCTCGACATGACCCTCCCCATCGGGACACCACTCGACGAGGCCCTCGCCGCCGACGGGACGACCGCAGTGCTGGTCCGCGCCGACCGCACCGACGACGCCGCCTGGACGCGCGTCACGGAGCTGGTGCTCGCCGGCACCGACTTCGGCGACGGCGAGCCGGGTCCGTGCGGCGAGCCGCCCGAGCTCTACCAGCCGGCCATCCTGACCTCCGACGACCCGGCCTGGGCGGGCCTGACTGCCGAGGCCGCGATCGCGGACCTGCCCCCGACCTACGGCTACCTCCTGCTGGCCGACGGACGATCGATGCGCGAGGCCGCCGCCGGCGGAGAGGTCACCGTGCTCTGGGTCGACCTCGGGCCTGCGGCGGAGGGCGAGCCGGACCTCCCCCGCAGCTTCCGCAGCACCGTCGACGTGGTCGCCGAGGTCGAGGCCAACCTCGCCATCGCCAACATGGGCTTCTTCGAGTACGCCGACAGCGCCGACCCGGACGGCGTCTTCCGCGGCTTCTGA
- a CDS encoding TetR family transcriptional regulator has protein sequence MPTPAPRSAKAEATRAAIVGAAMRLFREGGYDATTMRAVADAAGVSLGSAYYYFASKEHLVQGFYDQLSGAHHDLVGDVLATETGFAERLTGVLEGWIDLAEPYRDFAATFFRNAADPRSPLSPFSPESAAARATSVDIHRQVLAGSDLRLAPALREEMPELLWLLQMGVVLFWVYDASEGQARTRALVHGVVPLVDRLCRLTRLPVVRGVANDVVALVRSLRA, from the coding sequence GTGCCGACGCCTGCTCCCCGCTCCGCCAAGGCCGAGGCGACCCGCGCCGCGATCGTCGGGGCGGCGATGCGGCTCTTCCGCGAGGGCGGGTACGACGCGACCACCATGCGCGCGGTCGCCGACGCCGCCGGGGTGTCCCTGGGCAGCGCCTACTACTACTTCGCGTCGAAGGAGCACCTGGTCCAGGGGTTCTACGACCAGCTCTCGGGTGCGCACCACGACCTGGTGGGCGACGTGCTGGCCACCGAGACCGGGTTCGCCGAGCGGCTCACGGGCGTGCTGGAGGGGTGGATCGACCTCGCGGAGCCCTACCGCGACTTCGCCGCCACCTTCTTCCGGAACGCGGCGGACCCGCGCAGCCCCCTCTCGCCCTTCTCCCCCGAGTCGGCGGCCGCGCGTGCGACGTCGGTCGACATCCACCGTCAGGTGCTCGCCGGCTCGGACCTCCGCCTAGCCCCCGCCCTCCGCGAGGAGATGCCGGAGCTGCTGTGGCTGCTCCAGATGGGCGTCGTGCTCTTCTGGGTGTACGACGCGTCCGAGGGCCAGGCGCGCACCCGGGCCCTCGTGCACGGCGTCGTGCCGCTCGTCGACCGACTGTGCCGGCTGACGCGGTTGCCCGTCGTGCGGGGCGTCGCCAACGACGTCGTCGCGCTCGTGCGGTCGCTGCGGGCGTGA
- a CDS encoding DUF5709 domain-containing protein, with translation MSETDGETYHDYSVDDEDQPQSTGDSLVDDDRGLVEPLDEGYSPPEKWSAGQRFGNTPLEESLGESLEQRVAQEEPEPDPYAEAEREAAEGRLDDLVKEREVGDERSGRLVAPDEGVRTDTEKDLVAEDVGIDGAAAGAEEAAVHVVDEDELPS, from the coding sequence ATGAGCGAGACCGACGGCGAGACCTACCACGACTACTCGGTGGACGACGAGGACCAGCCGCAGAGCACCGGGGACAGCCTCGTCGACGACGACCGCGGGCTGGTCGAGCCGTTGGACGAGGGCTACTCGCCGCCCGAGAAGTGGTCGGCCGGGCAGCGCTTCGGCAACACCCCGCTCGAGGAGAGCCTCGGCGAGTCGCTCGAGCAGCGCGTCGCGCAGGAGGAGCCCGAGCCCGACCCCTACGCCGAGGCCGAGCGCGAGGCCGCGGAGGGGCGGCTCGACGACCTCGTGAAGGAGCGCGAGGTCGGCGACGAGCGGTCGGGACGACTGGTCGCACCCGACGAGGGCGTCCGCACCGACACCGAGAAGGACCTCGTCGCCGAGGACGTCGGGATCGACGGGGCGGCCGCCGGGGCGGAGGAGGCGGCGGTGCACGTCGTCGACGAGGACGAGCTCCCGAGCTGA